Proteins encoded by one window of Paenibacillus sp. DCT19:
- the recF gene encoding DNA replication/repair protein RecF, whose protein sequence is MFVNSIELQQFRNYEHMKLDSFGPVNLLIGQNAQGKTNLAEAIFVLALTKSHRTSRDKELIRFGEERARLVAEVDKKYGSVQLELALSQQGKKAKINGLEQRKLSDFVGALNVVMFAPEDLEIVKGTPGVRRRFLDMEIGQVAPGYLYHLQQYQKVLVQRNNLLKQLWGQNASAQTMLEVWNEQLAEHGVKIVKKRKQFIKKLQKWAETIHQGITGGGEVLRLAYLPSFSEAAEEDEAVLMDQFMIKLSQMKEQEIRRGTTLSGPHRDDLSFFINDREVQTYGSQGQQRTTALSLKLAEIELIHEEIGEYPVLLLDDVLSELDPFRQTQLIETFQSKVQTFITATGIESLNVDKLKEASIYHVHAGQVER, encoded by the coding sequence GTGTTTGTCAACAGCATTGAGCTGCAGCAATTCCGAAATTATGAGCATATGAAGCTGGACTCTTTTGGCCCAGTGAACTTGCTGATCGGTCAGAATGCTCAGGGTAAGACCAATCTTGCAGAAGCTATTTTTGTACTCGCACTTACGAAGAGTCATCGTACATCCCGCGATAAGGAGCTGATCCGTTTCGGCGAGGAACGTGCGCGACTGGTTGCAGAGGTCGACAAAAAGTACGGATCCGTTCAACTGGAGTTGGCTTTGTCGCAACAAGGCAAAAAAGCAAAAATTAACGGACTAGAGCAGCGTAAGTTGAGTGATTTTGTCGGGGCGCTAAACGTCGTTATGTTTGCCCCCGAGGATCTGGAGATCGTCAAAGGCACACCGGGGGTTCGCCGCCGGTTTCTTGATATGGAGATCGGGCAGGTGGCTCCAGGCTACCTTTACCACCTTCAGCAGTACCAGAAAGTACTTGTCCAGCGGAACAATTTACTCAAACAACTCTGGGGACAGAATGCCTCAGCCCAGACGATGCTTGAAGTCTGGAACGAGCAACTGGCTGAGCATGGTGTTAAAATCGTCAAAAAAAGGAAACAATTCATAAAGAAACTCCAAAAATGGGCTGAAACCATTCACCAGGGCATTACTGGGGGCGGAGAAGTGCTGCGGTTAGCCTATCTTCCTTCCTTCAGCGAAGCGGCTGAGGAAGATGAAGCTGTTTTAATGGACCAATTTATGATAAAATTATCACAAATGAAAGAGCAGGAGATTCGCCGAGGCACAACGCTAAGTGGGCCACATCGGGATGACCTGTCCTTTTTCATTAACGACCGGGAAGTACAAACATATGGCTCGCAAGGGCAACAACGCACAACCGCGTTGTCTCTTAAACTCGCAGAGATTGAACTGATACACGAAGAAATCGGAGAATATCCAGTTCTGCTGCTTGACGATGTGTTGTCTGAGCTAGATCCATTTCGCCAGACACAACTGATCGAGACGTTCCAGAGCAAGGTGCAAACCTTTATTACAGCTACCGGAATCGAGAGCCTAAACGTTGATAAGCTCAAAGAGGCCAGTATTTATCACGTTCATGCCGGACAGGTTGAACGCTAA
- the remB gene encoding extracellular matrix regulator RemB — protein sequence MYIHLGGEKIIRSSELVAIFDISIEKSSKISKQYVTYAEQEKTVEHIGEEEAKSIVVTKNIVYYSPISSATLKKRAHIFPDL from the coding sequence ATGTACATTCATCTGGGCGGAGAGAAGATTATCCGTTCTTCCGAACTGGTCGCTATTTTTGATATATCGATTGAGAAATCCTCAAAAATCTCCAAGCAGTATGTCACGTATGCTGAACAGGAAAAAACAGTAGAACATATTGGCGAAGAGGAAGCCAAGTCTATTGTTGTGACCAAAAATATTGTGTATTACTCACCTATTTCCTCAGCCACGCTTAAGAAGCGAGCTCACATTTTTCCTGATCTATAG